GCGCCCTCGGCCGTGGCGCTGCGCAGCGTATGGGTCATCAGCGGCAGGCGGCGCCAGGCCAGCGCCGGGCGCGGCCCGCCCGCCAGCCAGTCGAACAGGATGCGGCCGGCGTGCTCGCCGGTCTCGTACATGTCGACGTGGGGATAGGTCTTGAAGCTGATGATGACGTCGGCGTTGTCCACCATCTTCTGCGTGACGTTGCCGTGCAGGTCCAGCGCCACGGCCACCGGCACGCCCGGCGCGGCCTGGCGCAGCCGTTCCAGCAGGTCGCCCTCGCCGTCGTCGGTGGTCTCGACCGCCATGGCGCCATGCAAATCCAGCAGCAGCGCGTCGCAGCCGGGCGCGGCGGCGACGATGCGGTCGCATAGTTCCCTGTAGGCCGCGCCGTCCACCCGCCCGCTGGGGTAGGCCGTGGCCGACACCGGCGTGACAAGCCCGGCGCCGTGCGCTTCGGCCAGGTCGATGAAGGCGGACATGGCGGTGCGCTTGCCCTTGTTCTCTTCGTAGGCGGCGGCGTCGTAGGTCGGGCCGTCGTTGCCGAAGGCGGACAGCGGCGTGGGCACCGGCGAGAACGTGTTGGTCTCGTGGTTCATGCGCGCGATCAGGACTTTCATATGGGGTCTCCCTTGGTTTTTTCTGCCGTGCCCAGTGCGCGCGCCGACGCGCCGCCCAGGCCGAGTTTTTCCATGGCCTCGCTGGCCTCAACGATCATGGCGGCCACCTCGGCCACGCTGACCCGCAGGCGGGTGGCGCGCGAGCGCATGTGCTCGTAGGCCTCGCGCTCGTCCACCCGCTGGTTGTCCATCAGCGCGCGGATCGCCTTCTCGATCACGCGGCGCGCCTTGATGGTGCCCTCGAGCTTGTCGATCTTGTTCTGCTGGCGGTTCTGGAACAGCTTGGCCGAGCGCGCCAGCACCAGCGTGCTGAGGATGCCAGCCGAGCGGAACGGCCGCGTCAGCACGCCGTGGGCGTTGGTCTTGAGCAGCTGCTTGAGCGTGGTCGGCGTCTCGTAGTCCGACAGCGCGATCAACGTCGCGTCAGCCTCGCTGGACGACCAGGCGGCGCTGTTCTGCCCGCACTGCGACACCAGGAAGAACACCACGTCGGCGCCCGCCGGCGGACAGTCCGGGAACGGCCAGTGCAGATGGATGCGGCAGCCGATGCGCTTGAGCTGCTCGACCAGCAGGTCGCGGTCCTCGCCGGGCGGATAGACCACGGCCACCGCGATGCTGCGCAGGTCCTCGTAGAGGCGGCGTAGGCTATGGTCCATGTCGGCGACCTATTCTAGCCAGAAGGCGTCTAGCCCCAGCGACGTCATGTACGGGTCCGGCCGTACCGCCGCGTCGCTCTGCCACACTACGTCGAAGCCGCCGTCCGGCCGGCACACGCCGATGCGCGGC
The Achromobacter sp. AONIH1 DNA segment above includes these coding regions:
- a CDS encoding ANTAR domain-containing response regulator; this translates as MDHSLRRLYEDLRSIAVAVVYPPGEDRDLLVEQLKRIGCRIHLHWPFPDCPPAGADVVFFLVSQCGQNSAAWSSSEADATLIALSDYETPTTLKQLLKTNAHGVLTRPFRSAGILSTLVLARSAKLFQNRQQNKIDKLEGTIKARRVIEKAIRALMDNQRVDEREAYEHMRSRATRLRVSVAEVAAMIVEASEAMEKLGLGGASARALGTAEKTKGDPI